The window GCCGGTGACATGCACGTGCTCTACACGCGCCGCTCGGCGTCGCTCCCGCACCATCGAGGCCAGGTCGCGTTTCCCGGCGGCACCTACGACGAAGGTCGCGATCGGGACCTGGTCGCGACCGCGCTCCGCGAGGCCCATGAGGAGATCGGGCTCGCACCCGGCGACGTCCGACTCCTCGGCGCCCTCGACGACATCGAGACCATGACGTCGCGCTTCGTGATCACCCCGGTGGTCGGGGTGGCGCCGCACCCGTATGCATGGCACCCTCGCGAGGGGGAGGTGGACCAGATCTTCACGGTGGCGATCGACGACCTGCTGGCGCCCGGCGCCGAGCGGCGCGAGATCTGGGACTTCTCCGGACGCGACGTGCCGATCGATCACTTCCCGGTGGCGGGCCAGGTGATCTGGGGCGCCACGCACCGGATCACCCGCAACCTTCTCGATCTCCTGGAGACCCTTCGCTGATGCGTCTACTCATCGCCCTGCTCGTCGTCGTTGCCGGCCTGCTGCTCACGGTCGCCGAACCGCTCCGCCCCCGGGTCGAGCTCGAGACGCCCCCGGACGTCGTCGGCGCGGCGACGCCGCTCCGCCTGGTCGCTCGCGATCGCGGCACCGGCCTCG is drawn from Candidatus Eisenbacteria bacterium and contains these coding sequences:
- a CDS encoding CoA pyrophosphatase; the protein is MIVDFVPRLTQVLEARSRSALAPDGKTRAAVLVPLLPVAGDMHVLYTRRSASLPHHRGQVAFPGGTYDEGRDRDLVATALREAHEEIGLAPGDVRLLGALDDIETMTSRFVITPVVGVAPHPYAWHPREGEVDQIFTVAIDDLLAPGAERREIWDFSGRDVPIDHFPVAGQVIWGATHRITRNLLDLLETLR